tGTCCCTTTGGTTAAACTAGTTTTGAGTTTTGCCAAAACACAATTGCATCATCACCAGCATGATTAAAATATGAATTCCACTGCTCCATAAGACTTCATCTTTTTAATTCCCaagtagtatttcattgcatGGATGCACCAAATTACCCATTCAGCAGGTGGAAGGCTGTTTGAGTTGGTGACTGAATAAAGCCGCTATACTCACATATAGGTTTGGGAGTGAACAGGTTCTCATTTCACTTGGGTCAATACCTAGGTAAGTGATTACTGTGTCATAGTGTATTTTGTCAGAAActgccagttttccaaagtgacctTCCAATTTTGATTCCTCCAGCAATTTGAGTTCCATTGATCTGCATCCCAACCAGAATTTGATACTGTTTTAACAGGTGTGTATGTAACTCTACTGTCTCCATTTCCCCGGTTTAGGacagtgagcatcttttcatgtgcttattggaaTCCATTTATTTGGTAAAGTGTCTTGTTTAAATCTTTTCCCcatttactttttgttgttgagttctgGGTACCAGTCATTATCAGGCATTTTCGTTCAAGCCTGGACCTTTAAAGACTCAGTACCACCTGTTTGAGACAAAACACTTGCTTAATGCAATCAATTTTATCAATTATAAGATCTTCAATTTTATCAATTATAAGATCTAGAGATCTTTTGATTTGGGAGTAGCCTTAATGGATAGTTGGCCCTGCTAATTACTGAACTAGTTACATTTGGTAGGTGCCTTTCAACTTTTAATCTGGCAGCTTATTCACTTGCTGTACATTTCATTCAGCTCATCTGTGTCatccctcatttctttctttcatccacGTTTGGTACTGTGTGTCCCTTTTTCCCAAGCTAAAATTACTCCCTTTGCTCACTTTGAGCAAATGTGTAGCCATCTATTTAGACATATACCCTTTTTAGATTCTTAAATTCCCCCCCAGGTATCAACCCTATACACACTTAGTAACTGAGCTTTTGCTTCTCGCTCTTATTCAACCCGCAGGAACACATGGAGCTATTAATAGTGAAGCTTCAATATTCTGTTGGCCATTGTGCTAGGACTTGTGGCTCAGTGCATCATTTTACAACTGAGAACATTCTGGTTTCACTATGAAAGAAACTGGTGCTTCAGAGAATTCCTTGTTAACCTACTGATGCTTCCTtcctatttcttgattttaaaaaaatgaataaatgtgacaTGTAACACTgttaagtttaaggtgtatagcTTACTTTgatgcatttatatattgcaaCATGACTGCCATGGAGTGATACTTACCACATTACATAATTATAGCATCACATTATCTATACTCATCATACTGCACATTAGATCTCAGGTTTATTTATTACTCATTACAAGTCTGTACCCTTAAACACCATCACTCttctccaacccccccccccaccccaatcctctggtaaccaccattttactacATACATTGATCAGTTTCCTTGcgtttccctttttcttttagtttttttaaaatcacccaGTTAATACAGCTATAGTCATTTAATGAAAGACTCTTCAAATCCTTTTTTAGAACCCAGTAGGAtacaaataaatgacaaagattataaagacaaaattttctGTGATCTCATATTCTTCCAAAGGCAACGCTGAGTTGCAGAAATACCCTCCAGGGACTCTTTCTCTGTTACTTACTtcagttttaagaattttaagatctgGAGAAATCACAGGGTACATACCCTAGAGTATTAAACAAGGATTGTAGGACTGTATCACACTTCCAGATCCAATTTTTTCCTCTAGAATagaaggaattattttttaaaaaattaacatataatgtattatttatttcaggggtacaggtctgtgaatcaatagtcttacacaattcacagcactctaAAAGATAAGGAATTCTAAAACATGTTGAAAGGGAAAGCATGTAagatgtactagaggccaaaaaTCAAAACCCTACAATAAAATTCATGTGTGAGTATAACAAATTATTAATTCAagcaggtattttatggttttgctaCTGTTTTAGTCATCTAGTACGTTTTAGGCATTCTCACAACTGATCACAGGGTAGTTATTACCAGTGTTCTTTCTAAACTACCCCCAAAACCCATACTGAtggtaaaaacatttttttaattttctccttccctcaagaaaaacatgtatcttttagatggaaataaatataaacaactgGTCAATGAGCACTTTCCCTCCCCTTTATGGGAGCTTCTAACATACttaaaaaacatacttttaaCCACCAAACTACCTGTTTGGCATCAATAATATAGAAAAACTCTGACCCAGAGTATTCACACCTATTATTTGCTTAATGCTACTTAGGAATTAAGAagtaatttcaaatatttcactgCTGAATCCCTCaactaagattttatttccttggccTAAACAGAACATATAcagatccatttaaaaaaatagtcatccTACAAGGCAAATTCAAATCTGCCAACCTGCTTTTAATCCAGAACCAAACCAGCAATAAATAAAGTCATTGACTACATAGCCACCAGGGTGAGCTTTCTTGATGGTGCTTtatggaataaatgaaagaaggtgtCTAAGTACCAGTGGAACAATTTTCTTTCTAACCCAAGTTAGCCACTGGTTGTCATCTTGTCCTAGTTGGCTCGTTAGATTCTTACGTGTTTGTCTtctctgagaaaaaaatcttatcatCAGTTCTATTTCAGACATGGCAGGTGACTGTTTTCCCAAATACCTTAAGCTCATCATTACTGGGGTTAAAAACTGTCCCCCAAACTTTTAAGTTACGAATGAGTACACAAACAACATTTGGATATTAATTCCATGGTGCAAGGATTTCCTGCAAAGTACCTTTAATATGTTTGCATTGGCAGCAAGCATTAGGATGTGCTAATTTTGGCACCATAAGTTATATGTGTAGCACTACACATTCCATAAAGTCACCCCAACCAGTATTTATCCATATGAAGAGAAAAACTGAGCAAAAACATAGTTCTGATAAAGGCTGCATTCATAAACCcaatacagttttaatttttttcacaatcGAGGGTGCTATTTAGGATTGTTAATGATAAATAAAGACaggaattatttagaaaataaagtacTTCACCATTCTTTACTGTTATATATTAAGTGTCTTGCTATATAAAATATACCCTCAAGAAGTCAGAATATTTGAAATCCgtgtttcaaataaaaatcacagctaCGTTACTATTCAGCAACTCCATTCAAATAAACTATTGGTACTGcagtctccccccgcccccccaaaaaagtagcTGAGGCAAAAGCTTAGAAGTTTGCATTCTGGGCGTATAAAAGAAACACCTTACTCTGCATCCTTTAAGACTGCCACTCTGCTTCAGTTATTTGAATCTGCCCTATCTTCAATAGGTAAAGCACTGTGCTGAGAATATAAAAAGTTAAGTTATAAAAAGGCAATCATAAAAGATTAAATCTTGGTAGGCATGtcagctttcttttaataaaaacaaaaatagtcatTGTCATCTAGTTAAATAAGTCTCTTTTGTATAGAGTGTTCCAGTTATTGAAAAAGGGCccttaaaaaaacccaactgtCTAGATCTTAAACCCTACCCCCTTGCCCCGTTATACATGTTTGAGGGAAGAGTCATTTAATGTGCAAATTGGCAAAAACAAATGTGGAGGAGGGGACTTCTTGAAATGACATGCCTGATCAAGTCTTGGTTTATTCTTTTACAATATTAATTTCCAAAAGGTAAAATAACCAAAGTAGtcctaaaaatacacaaaacagacCTTCATCTTTGCATTCCTTTCCCAATAAACACAAAATGTACAGCATGTTTAATAATATGCAATATGCAAAAGCTTTGTGTTGCTGTTAGCAACATCTGTTACCCACCCACCCTCCTTATTCACAAGTGTACCTCTACTAAACACAATTACATCACTAAGCCTGTTAGTTTGAAAGGGTCTTAAATGTGTTAAAACTGGAAAATCTTCGTGTAGGGGCTCCACTCATTTGACTCGAGGTTATACACTTCCACCGTATTCAGAAATTCATTGCCATCAAATCCGCCCACTGCATAAATGGTGTTCCCTACAGTTGCAATCCCGGCGTTGCTCCTTGGTGAAGTCATGTTTCGCATCATCTTCCATTCATTTCTCGTTGGGTCGTACATCTCCACACAACTGATGGCATGAGAACCATCAAAGCCACCACCTacaaataattttcctaaaagagaaaggaaacaaggtAAATctaaagagaataagaaaaaaaaaaaacccctacttAATTATTTTCTGCTAAAATCAGTGGTTCTTAGTAGAAATGCCTGCTCATTCTGTAGAAAGTACTCATTAACTGCCTCGCTAATGTGGCAAACGCTCTCTAGGAGCTGTGGATACAAATGCAACAAAATTGATGAAAACCCATTCATACCAGGAACTCAGGTACTTAAAAGGAGAGGGTAGCATCTAACTGAAGTTAATTCCCGTAATTCTTTGTGGTAGCTACTATTAttgccatttcacagatgaaatgagGCACAAAGTAGGTGGACAAGTCACCTAAAAATGCAGCTAATTAGTGGCAAGCCAGAGTAGTTTTGTGCACTGGAAATTTTCTAATAGTCTAGTGCCTAAGAACTGAGATTCAAAAGTTACAGAAAAGCAGGTTTCAGATGACAACATTTTCTTGAGCTTTCCAACTATATAAAATTACTTTGGCACAAAAACTTCTTGGAAACAGACCAGAAGTTAtcacttattttcaaatatatatgtaaaacagtTAGTAAGTTATTTTCAAACAGATAAAATGTTAGCATTAAAtactttataacttaaaaaaaaatcgttattttctcatctgtcactTAAGCTATCtgcatctatatatttatataagaactgacaaggctgggggtggggtgccctGCAGGCTACGGTCTAGTAGGCTACTGCTGGCATGTCTACACATTTTTGCTTTCAGCAGTTGAGCCACAAGCTTAACTAAGATTCTGCTTTATTCCCAAGACAAGGCTAACTAAACTCTTAATTACATAATTAAACATGTAACTCAATaaaatggatgtgaaaagaaaCCTGTTTTATATAAAACCAAGTTTAATGCTTTCAAAAGACTTGTTAAAATGTATTGCTTCCAGTTAGGCAGGGAGTAGACAATTAGAAAAGACTAATCTAGATCGgtacttatttttgctttgcaGATCAAGTTCTCTGAATTCTTCTAAAGGAGCAAACCCCAAAATGATATACTTTGCATATGGTTTATGGAAGGAAAGAACTTAGAACTTCATTCAGTGAACTCATCAAAAGATGATAGTatgttgatatatttatattattattttaagaactgagtctcttttagaaaagatttctaaaaaataaaccaacaatcCCTATCTCACTGGCGAAGATGGCTGCTTCTGAGTTCTAATTATACAAGTATATAGTCATCACTGACATTCGTTCAGAATTTTACAAGAAACTGTTGCCACTCCCTATTCCTCACTTTTCCAAATCCCAACACTCACCATCAAGAACAGCTACGCCAGCTCCTCGCCTAGCCACATTCATGGGTGCAATTAAAGTCCAGGTGTTATTTTCAGGATTGTAACGTTCTACTGTGTTCAGGCAATTCCAAGACTCTGCACCTCCAATTATGTACAAAAACCCACCAAGCTCACAGACTGCAGCCTGGTGTCTACCTATAAAATCAAGTTGAGCCAAAATTATTACTTTATCGCCCAAAACTCTAAGTCGTACACTACATATACTGTTGATTCAGAAGttaaaacataaacacacacacagaaccaaaaaacaggacacacaaaaaaatcaactcaCGAATGTTAAGAGGAGCACAGCTTGTCCATGACTTTGTTACAGGATCAAATACATCACAGTTTTTCAGTCCTTTTTGACCATATGGATCAGAGCCACCAACGATGTATAATTTCCCATTCAGAGCACATACTCCTATGTGAGTATAAAATAAGGTTATATATTGGTAATCTAATTATCATATTTAAATACTGAATATCCcagaagaaaagtaattttacCTGCATTACAACGGTTAGTTCTCAATTCTGGAACAGGGGTCCAGTCATCTATGCTTGGATCATACATCTCTCCACAGCTCAGGTCATCTGAGTGGCCATTCGATCCACCTACCACATAGAGTTGGCCCTGCATCAAAAGTGAGAGATTAGAATTTCTGCCATTCTGAAGTATGAGAACAGCTAAATACGGATTACTTCTTGCAACACAGTGCACTCACCATGAGTACAGCCATTTGAAATCGAGCCCTTGGTGTTCTCATGGGAGCAAGAAAGGACCAGTGATCTGTATGTGGATCATAGCATTCGACTGTTCGAAGACACTCCTCTCTGTTATAGCCACCTAGTAAAAGAATCATCAAGATGTATGTGTAAGATATTAAACTGGACCAGAGTTCCTGGCCTAGAAGGATTTAAGTAATCTGCACaacaagaaaaggaattttatccATAAACTTAGTGAGGCCCCATTAGTTGATGTTTTAACAACATTTATCAGTATAAGTAAATTGCTTAGTCTTGCTctgaaaataagaacaataattcAGCTACGTTATAGTTTAAGAATTAGAAACAGACATTTACTTAAAGGTtagactttactttttatttcttggtctttttaaaatatgggaaagCAGAATGCCAAGGAAGGCGGCATAGATTAAACCCTATCTTCCAAAGTTCCCATGTCACAAGCAAGCACAAATGTCCGTTTAAGAGGCTTGGCCAGTTGAAAGTTCTCAGTAAGACAACACTCATCCTTCTGTTCTTACCTGCTGCTATCAGCTTGCCGTTCATCTCTGCTGTCCCCAGGCCAGACCGTGCATACTGCATGGGAGACATGGGCTTTTCTATTAGCTCATCTGGTTGCATCTCAAAGCTTAAACTTTTAATTAGTTTTGGAGTACTCGTTGGTGAGCTCTGTGGGCTGTTTCGCCCATGAAGGAAAATTACACAGAATATACCATCCAGCACAGCCAGGCACAAGTAAGTGTTATCTGTAAGCACAAAAGTTCTATGTTTAAGATGCAGTTATTGTTACTTTTGGTTTCCTGCGTGATCCTGAATTGGACTCCAGATTCCAGCATAGAATGATCTGCTATTGTTTTTTAGTTGCTTCTGAGTTTTTTCTCCACAGTGACTTTCAAAGTTATTAAATGGTTCCGCTCAACactccttctttaaaaataagtacttcAAAGACAATCTGACAAGCGTAATACACTTACTTGAAGTCTTTTCCGAAGCAACGATTTTCCATTCATGCTTAGGGCTTTGTACTGTAGCATTTGGAGAAGAGAGACATCCAGTGGAACTGCTACTTATCGGCTTATGGCCATTCTCACGTGGTGGCTTTTTCTGCAAAATCAAAAGGTAGCTACAGAAACCTAGCCAAAGACCATACCTGGTGTACCTTTCTTTGTTCCTGAGCTATTCcacaacactgaaaaaaatgtgtctttcaCCTATGTATGACGTTTATAGCATACCTAAATTTAAGACAAACCAACACTTTCCAACTGACACAAATTACTGGCATACATCCATCTCCACTTGTAATGAAACAACTATAACTACACAAATAGCCTGGCCAGGAAAAGCTCaatttaagaaatttagaaaacactgtAGATCAAATATCAGAATACttcagtggggggtgggggagatgggaaggaaCCCCCTTCATCATCTACATAAGCTCACATACTCTTTATACTAAGTGTAGAATCATCTTTCAAAagaggtttttaatttaaaagggtATGAATGAtctgaaataatacatttaaccCACTGTCTCCAAGAAATTATCAAATGTAATTATATCATATGTACTATGATATCCTTCATACAATGCCAGCAAAGAAGTGAGCAGAAATTTATCCAATCCAGGCCCTATGGAGAACCCCTAAAGTGGTTCTCAGGACCACTTTACAGATATTAGAGTGCTTTTCTAGACAAATCAAACTAcatcaaaacacagaaataaaaaacagaaaccagaaatgCAACAATACTACTAAAAGAACCAAACATTCACAACAGTAGAATACACGGGAACACTAATGGGCAAAGCTACAAATTTTCCCAAATAACTTTAAGAGAATCACATTGTGTTCTTGTGTATGAGTTCCCTTTGATGGTTTTCTTCCAATAACATTAGCCCTTGACTTTTAAAGGATATGATCATACGGAATTAGAGGAGTTAAAGACCCCCTAGGCGGAACTACCAAATAAACAGGTACCACCCTCAGTACCTGATCAAGTCTGCTTATCCACTTATTTTGGTCCCCAGGGCCAGAGCCACATGGGTAGGTAAGATTTACAGTAGAAATTTGTTTCTTGTGGAAGCAATAAAGCCAAGTAACAActcttagaggaaaagattttGGTAGCTACTTGAAGCCGTGAAGTTTGGTCTGGGCCATTCAACAATTGTGGTTAACAGCGTATGTAGGCTATTTTGAGAACAGGTAGAGCATGTACTAGGTTAACGGTTAACATTAAGTTCTACTTAGACATTTACTATATACCTAGGTATTATTAGGAACTTTATTCACATCATCTCTTTTAATCCAGTTACGGCCAGTACTGCCAATCCATTTTATTGGTAACAATACTCAGAGAAGATATGCATTGCCTAATGCAatacaactaaaagaaaaattagaaattctgAGTATAAAGCCACTCTTTTTATACTATGCCAGACTTGTGTCTTCTGCTACTAGAATTACAAGGTACATAAAACCCCATCCCAACCTGTGGGAAGAAGGGATCCAAAGTATCACAAACTGATAATGCTTATATTAAGAGCTTTTATCGCAGTAAGAAAACTGTTCTAATGTATGGActataattgagaaaaaaaatcaatgtaaaagaAAAGCAGGGTAACagcaaagactatttttttttttttttaagcaagttaTACAGAAATGCTGGATAACTCCTTTATATTCCTTCTGCAACATTTCCAAAcccatccttccctctcctttatcTTCAAACTGTCCTCTATCAGCTCTCATCCAGCCACGCACTGGCTCTGCTTTCTTTGCCTCTGGCTCACCAGAGGGTTATCTCTGGTGGCGGTTTCTTTTTCAACCATTATTACTTCTCAAGCTAATGGATTCCTGACCTTAATATACTTTGGAACTTATACCCACTAAAGATTACAAAGTGGCCTCCCACAATTAATGCAGAAGAGATGGTATCTATAACCTTCTTTTATATGACCTCCCAAAGAATGATTTGACTCAATTAATAATTTATTGTCCTCCTTAAAAATTATCTCCACCTATGTTAGGTGGagcttttaatgtattttgattctaatttcttccttcttttctaatggCTTCTTGTCAAACTCTTTTCTtattcctcaagcctaatgtgtCACCACATCCTGTTTAACTTCATGATCTTTATATCCAGGGAACCACCTTCTAATGAGTCACGTATGTCAGAATTccattttctcaaattcttcctcttccttttgcttaattttcttattctaaatgaTCACTAAGGACTCATTCAACTTTTGAAACTATAAATGTCTAGAGTCCACTCTTCCTCCTCCATGCCCTTGAATCAAGcccttgtcattttttaaaaaatgacttcttgTAATAGGCTGTAAATTGGTCTTACAAGCTTTACCCTCTGTGCTTGGGTCGTAAAAACTGAAGGGTTTAATGCCATCCTTTACtggagtaagaaaaacaaaaggaaataaaccacAGATCAGCTGGAGTCCCATGACCTAGAGACCGCCCAACTGATAGTTAACAATATGACTAATGTATAGATTTTTGCTGTATAGAAGTACAGTAATTTAATCAATCCCCCTATGTAACCGACATACCTCTCTCTATATGCTATGCAAACTCTTCTCAATCATAGGGCTGCTCGAATGTTGCCGCCTCTGTAAAATTCCCCTAGATTCTCTCCTGTTCTCCCATGCCCTCCCCTATATGCCTTTCGAAGACAACTCCTGTAAGAGTGTACCGTTTCACTCTACTGCTGTAAGGTCCTACAACCCGAAACTATCCCTCATACACGTTAACATCATGGCCTGCTACTTATTGGGCACGCAAACTTTAATTGTTGAaagtataactttaaaaaaaaatacatctttagaGTCACGAGGGAAAATATTCTGAATGTTCAAAACGCAGAACTACAAATAAAGTTCTCAACTAACTCACACCCTGACACTTTtgtgaaaataaagatatttggtGACTACTGCCACAGAATactcctgttttctttatttcactttctattAAAGAAAACCATTCCTTTAAACTGGGTTAACTCAGCCTATTCTACAGTTAATGCCTTACAAATACAacactgagctgaaggccaaaaaaaagaatgcatactACATGACCATTTATGTCCACTCTAAACACAGGCAAAGTAGTCTGTTGTTTCAGAAGGTAGAATAATGGTTTTGTTTGGGGGGGTGTGAAGGGAGGTGACTGGGAAGGGATAAGAGGTTTCCAGCAGAAATCTCTTCTTGACCCAAGTAGTGTTTAAATTAGTGGGTACACTATTTGACATTTATGATTTGTGTACTTTAAATTATTTGTCTCCAGACTAAAAAAGTTGATacctaagatttaaaaaaaaacccaaaaaccaaaaaatggaacagaacaaaacaaaaaaaaaacccccaggGTCTAACAACACTTATTCCTGTTGCAAACTATTTTTTTGTAACCTAACCCAAAAAATCAATTTCTACTTTGTTTCATCTTATCGGCCTTTCTTACTACTTGTAAATCCTATTTcattgagaaaaaaatctaaatgtgttgaatttatttctttttatgtgccAAAACAGTAGTAACTGTTAAGAAAGATAGGcttgttttttccccaaaatgtttcTGTTTAGTTATACCAATGAAATTCTTCCACTTTCctttattaaaggaaaatttcAGTATGCTACAAAATGCTCTAATCACATTTTAACCTGAGGTTACCTCAGATGTGCAATGTGTACCTGCACAAACTGAATGTGGTCATCATCACTGCCAAACACCTCAGCCTGTCCATCTAGTAGGTTCCCATCAAGCAGCTTGTGATCAGCTGAGTAGTACAAGGTTTGAACCTGCAAAACAGCAACAGAACACCCATGTGGCTACCGTCTCCATGGCTACTCCACTAGTATGCAGCTCACACAAACGCCTCAAGGTAACCTCCAGTGTGCTTCCTGAACTTGACATCTTGCTCTGGCAGGATCCCGAAGTAAAGAAAATACAGGTCATggttgtaaaaatttaaaaaacaaaaatcaaatacagaATCTTCTAATACTGGCCGAGGAGTCCTTGTCTTGACTGGCTTGaaagaaatcttcattttctcatagCTTCTATTATatagcattaagaaaaaaagcactaGTACAATATATATAGACTCTTAaagaatatacatatttacaataaaatatggAATATGGTTTACACCTTTGAAGTGGTCTGATTTGCATTAACATATTTCTGTCCTGCAGGCAATttcaagaaaaacagataaaaagcaaatgcaaaatgcAAACAAGCTGTAGAGACAGAGATAACTCACGTAGCAGATGCAAACACATGGTTAATGCACCTGATTTTCAAGTGGGAAAGGATATAAAACTTTGGGATCACCTGTTAGCCTTCTTAGAACATAATGATAACAGTATGTTTCAAGGCCTAACAGATCTGGTAAGCCTTTAGTGAGTCTGAAAGGCTTAAGTGGAATGACAGATGCAGGGCCACTCTACTGCTCCGTCGGCA
The window above is part of the Mustela erminea isolate mMusErm1 chromosome 17, mMusErm1.Pri, whole genome shotgun sequence genome. Proteins encoded here:
- the IVNS1ABP gene encoding influenza virus NS1A-binding protein isoform X1 is translated as MIPNGYLMFEDENFIESSVAKLNALRKSGQFCDVRLQVCGHEMLAHRAVLACCSPYLFEIFNSDSDPHGISHVKFDDLNPEAVEVLLNYAYTAQLKADKELVKDVYSAAKKLKMDRVKQVCGDYLLSRMDVTSCISYRNFASCMGDSRLLNKVDAYIQEHLLQISEEEEFLKLPRLKLEVMLEDNVCLPSNGKLYTKVINWVQRSIWENGDSLEELMEEVQTLYYSADHKLLDGNLLDGQAEVFGSDDDHIQFVQKKPPRENGHKPISSSSTGCLSSPNATVQSPKHEWKIVASEKTSNNTYLCLAVLDGIFCVIFLHGRNSPQSSPTSTPKLIKSLSFEMQPDELIEKPMSPMQYARSGLGTAEMNGKLIAAGGYNREECLRTVECYDPHTDHWSFLAPMRTPRARFQMAVLMGQLYVVGGSNGHSDDLSCGEMYDPSIDDWTPVPELRTNRCNAGVCALNGKLYIVGGSDPYGQKGLKNCDVFDPVTKSWTSCAPLNIRRHQAAVCELGGFLYIIGGAESWNCLNTVERYNPENNTWTLIAPMNVARRGAGVAVLDGKLFVGGGFDGSHAISCVEMYDPTRNEWKMMRNMTSPRSNAGIATVGNTIYAVGGFDGNEFLNTVEVYNLESNEWSPYTKIFQF
- the IVNS1ABP gene encoding influenza virus NS1A-binding protein isoform X3, whose amino-acid sequence is MFDFRLKADKELVKDVYSAAKKLKMDRVKQVCGDYLLSRMDVTSCISYRNFASCMGDSRLLNKVDAYIQEHLLQISEEEEFLKLPRLKLEVMLEDNVCLPSNGKLYTKVINWVQRSIWENGDSLEELMEEVQTLYYSADHKLLDGNLLDGQAEVFGSDDDHIQFVQKKPPRENGHKPISSSSTGCLSSPNATVQSPKHEWKIVASEKTSNNTYLCLAVLDGIFCVIFLHGRNSPQSSPTSTPKLIKSLSFEMQPDELIEKPMSPMQYARSGLGTAEMNGKLIAAGGYNREECLRTVECYDPHTDHWSFLAPMRTPRARFQMAVLMGQLYVVGGSNGHSDDLSCGEMYDPSIDDWTPVPELRTNRCNAGVCALNGKLYIVGGSDPYGQKGLKNCDVFDPVTKSWTSCAPLNIRRHQAAVCELGGFLYIIGGAESWNCLNTVERYNPENNTWTLIAPMNVARRGAGVAVLDGKLFVGGGFDGSHAISCVEMYDPTRNEWKMMRNMTSPRSNAGIATVGNTIYAVGGFDGNEFLNTVEVYNLESNEWSPYTKIFQF
- the IVNS1ABP gene encoding influenza virus NS1A-binding protein isoform X2 — encoded protein: MIPNGYLMFEDENFIESSVAKLNALRKSGQFCDVRLQVCGHEMLAHRAVLACCSPYLFEIFNSDSDPHGISHVKFDDLNPEAVEVLLNYAYTAQLKADKELVKDVYSAAKKLKMDRVKQVCGDYLLSRMDVTSCISYRNFASCMGDSRLLNKVDAYIQEHLLQISEEEEFLKLPRLKLEVMLEDNVCLPSNGKLYTKVINWVQRSIWENGDSLEELMEEVQTLYYSADHKLLDGNLLDGQAEVFGSDDDHIQFVQKKPPRENGHKPISSSSTGCLSSPNATVQSPKHEWKIVASEKTSNNTYLCLAVLDGIFCVIFLHGRNSPQSSPTSTPKLIKSLSFEMQPDELIEKPMSPMQYARSGLGTAEMNGKLIAAGGYNREECLRTVECYDPHTDHWSFLAPMRTPRARFQMAVLMGQLYVVGGSNGHSDDLSCGEMYDPSIDDWTPVPELRTNRCNAGVCALNGKLYIVGGSDPYGQKGLKNCDVFDPVTKSWTSCAPLNIRKLFVGGGFDGSHAISCVEMYDPTRNEWKMMRNMTSPRSNAGIATVGNTIYAVGGFDGNEFLNTVEVYNLESNEWSPYTKIFQF